One segment of Haloplanus natans DSM 17983 DNA contains the following:
- a CDS encoding chemotaxis protein CheW — protein MSEATARTRTVQLLEFELGSESYAVDIAHVAEIVDVNELTVVPNSAPHVEGVMDLRGKTTTIVDPKAVFGIDGDGERKRIVVFDRERTVEGKSVGWIVDEVDQVVEVEGDDVETSPVDDDAVRGVIKRDDDFVIWVRPTVLDA, from the coding sequence ATGAGCGAGGCGACGGCTCGCACCCGCACCGTCCAGTTGCTCGAGTTCGAACTCGGCTCGGAGTCGTACGCGGTCGACATCGCTCACGTCGCCGAAATCGTCGACGTGAACGAACTCACCGTCGTCCCCAACTCGGCACCACACGTCGAGGGCGTGATGGATCTGCGTGGAAAGACGACGACTATCGTCGATCCGAAGGCGGTGTTCGGCATCGACGGTGACGGAGAACGCAAGCGGATCGTCGTGTTCGACCGCGAGCGGACGGTCGAAGGCAAGTCGGTCGGCTGGATCGTCGACGAAGTGGATCAGGTCGTCGAAGTCGAGGGCGACGACGTGGAAACGTCGCCCGTCGACGACGACGCCGTTCGTGGCGTCATCAAGCGCGACGACGACTTCGTCATCTGGGTCCGACCGACGGTTCTCGATGCGTAG
- the cheB gene encoding chemotaxis-specific protein-glutamate methyltransferase CheB — protein MSASTPRAVVVDDSHFMRTMLSDMLENGGVTVVDTAADGAEAVEAVLDHEPDVVTMDLQMPEVDGLEAVERIMAERPTPILMLSAHTADGADVTFEALEKGAVDFFTKPGGEVSTRMSSKEEQLVRKVKAVAGADVSGGRSSRPGGRSRSTSTTAAATDYEEGATVVIASSTGGPTVVERVVAGLPRAADLRIIVVQHMPDAFTGRFADRLDAASEYDVREAEDGARIGGGEALVAPGGKHLVVAGAGGGRLRTKLTEDPPEHGVRPAADVTMRSAAETVDGPLVGVVLTGMGADGAEGVQAIADAGGHVIAQDEASSAVFGMPKRAIELGCVDDVLSGDDVPDGVLDATKLEVNA, from the coding sequence ATGAGCGCATCGACGCCACGGGCGGTCGTCGTCGACGACTCACATTTCATGCGGACGATGCTCTCGGATATGCTCGAAAACGGGGGCGTGACCGTCGTCGACACCGCCGCCGACGGCGCGGAGGCAGTCGAGGCCGTCCTCGATCACGAGCCCGACGTGGTGACGATGGACTTACAGATGCCGGAGGTCGACGGGCTGGAGGCCGTCGAGCGGATCATGGCCGAGCGGCCGACGCCGATCCTCATGCTGAGCGCCCACACTGCCGACGGCGCCGACGTAACCTTCGAGGCGCTCGAAAAGGGCGCCGTCGACTTCTTCACCAAACCCGGCGGCGAGGTCAGCACCCGGATGTCGAGCAAGGAAGAGCAGCTAGTTCGCAAGGTGAAAGCCGTCGCCGGCGCCGACGTGAGCGGTGGCCGGTCGTCACGGCCGGGAGGGCGCTCCCGGTCGACGTCGACGACCGCCGCTGCCACCGACTACGAGGAGGGGGCAACGGTGGTGATCGCCTCCTCGACCGGTGGGCCGACGGTCGTCGAACGGGTCGTCGCGGGGCTGCCGCGTGCCGCCGACCTCCGGATCATCGTCGTCCAGCATATGCCCGACGCGTTCACCGGACGGTTCGCCGACCGGCTCGACGCCGCGAGCGAGTACGACGTGCGCGAGGCCGAGGACGGCGCCCGCATCGGCGGCGGCGAGGCACTCGTCGCACCGGGCGGGAAACACCTCGTCGTCGCCGGCGCCGGCGGCGGTCGACTCCGGACCAAGCTGACCGAGGACCCGCCGGAACACGGCGTCCGGCCCGCCGCCGACGTGACGATGCGCTCGGCGGCCGAGACGGTTGACGGCCCGCTCGTCGGCGTCGTCCTCACCGGCATGGGCGCCGACGGCGCCGAGGGCGTGCAGGCCATCGCCGACGCCGGCGGCCACGTCATCGCCCAAGACGAGGCCTCGTCGGCGGTGTTCGGAATGCCGAAACGCGCGATCGAACTCGGCTGTGTCGACGACGTGCTGTCGGGCGACGACGTACCCGACGGGGTTCTCGACGCGACCAAACTGGAGGTTAACGCATGA